The genomic region GGTCGAGGATTCGTTCCGGGATGCGCCGGCCGGAGCGCTTGCAGACGCGGCGGAACTGGGTGTTCTTGAGGATCTCGACGACGTCGGAGTTGCGGCGGAGCTCGTCGCCGTCCTTCTCGCCAGAGGCGAGGTGGCTGCACACGAAGCACAGGGACGTCTGGTGCAGCGACATGCTCACGGAGATGCACCCTTTGTTGCCAAGGCGGCCCATGATGCCGCGGCCGACGCAGCTGAGCCGGACGTGGCCGATGTGCGCCACCAGCTCCCGCCGCGCCCACACCGTTGCGAAGAGACCCACCATCTGCTTGCACGCCACCAGGCAGTACCTCCTCTGCAggttcgccgccgccggccgcagcAACAGCGTGGCGTCGGACGCCATGGACGATGCCTCCCCACCGCCGTCCACGACGACGTCCATGTCCTCCTCGTCTGACGTCGTCGTGTCGCCCTCGACAGCATACCGGCGCCGGTTTTTGCTGCTGCCACAGCGCATCATCAGGCAGGACGACGACGATTTGGAGTACGGCCGGCGCCGGGGCGGCCTCTCCGCGGGGCAAGTGCACGACTTGAGCCGGCGGCCGCGGGTGATGGCGGCGCGGCGAACCTCTCTGGGGGAGGACCCGTTCTTGTGAAACAGCGATGGGTCGAGCGGGCTGGAGCTCGCCGTGTGGAGTGCCGAAGCGGGAGAGGCGGACTGGCTGAAGGACCGGCTAGCCGGCGGCGACGACGAAGTCCGGTTGAGCGCCTGGTTGATGAGCGCGAGCCATCTCGACGCCGGCTCGTTGTCCTCGATCACAAGCACGTTCCCGGCGTTGAGAGGGACGACCTCTTGGAATCTGCATCACCATTGCAGCATATTAAGCTTTCGGGTAACTGAGATTAACTGCACTTGATACTGATGGTACTACTAAAGCAATCTTGCCATGTATCCGGTGCAAATTCTGTGAAACTGAAACTTCAAAATTCTTGAAACAAAATCTATGAAATTGGTTCTTCTCATTTCTCAGAATATTTCACATTTTCcattgtttaaaactttaaatgtGTCTACTTGTTATCTGAAATTTGTGAAGCAAAAAATTCAGAGGCAGCAACTGGTGTTGTTAGTTGAAACATTGCTTTCAGAAGAATAGGACCTTTCAAGCAAAAGAACCCCACAAGAAAACATGCCAATAATTTGCATAATACACACAGTTCAACAACAGGAGATGTGATGAAATTGTTTGTGGTGCAGAGGAACTGAAAGTGGCAATGTCTTCGTCTACGCAAACACGCAGAGCTCGTGTGTGTGTTAATGAATTGACAATGATGTGGCCCTAAATCAAAGCTGTCCAAGTCCGATGCTGTTCTCCATCTGACAAGAGATAGAAGATTGTGCAAAATTATGATATCTTGTAACATACCCTAGAACATAAATATCTGAATGGTCATCAGAAGGCAGCAAGTCATTCAGATTCAGCTCCATATCTGGAGTCTTTCCGGCGACGTTCCATGTTGCTGCAAATACCCTGTGAAACACAGACCACCGAAGGAGGAAAACTATCTGAATTTGATCGATCACGCATAAATACTAACTTATTTGCGGCGTGAAGTGTGCTAATTGCTTAAACTTGGTATATAAAAACTCGTGAGTGTACCTAAAAGACTCAATATGCGTGCTGGTTGATGCAGGAGAACTGAAATTGCTGAATTTCAGGCTTGTACTTTTGAagaaggatgaagatgatgctgacGGCGAAGCCACGGGTGAGTGATCTGGTCTCTCTTTCAAATCAACTGAAAAAAAATGCAAACACCGATTTACTTTAGCACCTTCACACAAAATTAGCATTTTGGATTGTTTTTTAGTCTTAACCAAATATGAACTTTGCATGATAACCATGCCCCAGGTCAGGCTTCAACTTTCCACATCACACATGGGAATGGGTTGTTCTTATCATGAATTACAGAAGAGAGAAACACGGTGACTTTGCTTCATCAAAAAATGTAATAATGTTCTAAACTTGAGAACCTACCTGTAGTGTTCATAGAGAGCTCAGCACCGTGTCTCGATGAAGAATTCCTACCCTTCATAGTAGGAGTCCTTCCAAAGGGAgactgaagaaggagaagaactaAATCGAGTGATAATTATCTGGTTTGATGGAACTTGCAGCAAGGGATGAGAATAGACGTTACCTTCTTCCTCCTGTTGGTTTTCTGGTCCATTTTCTGAGCCCAGCTTCTTCTTCCAGCATCAAATGAATGGCTCTTGTGCCAAAGCAATTACTTAGCAGCTAGGAGACCTAATCTAATTCCTGAAAAAGTGTTCCAAGAATAAGTCAGGCAGATGGAAGTTTCCTTATTTCCATGGTGAAAACAATCCAAGGCTTGTTGTTCTGAAACACAGCCACCAAAAGTTGTTCAAAGCCAAACTAAGAAACAGGACAAGCAACAACTGTCCAGGAGTATACTATTTAAATAGGACCAACCTATCAGAAAAGAAAGGAACAACCAAGGACTGATTTCAAAAAGGAAAACCCATTCCCTCGAATACCAAATATATTGGTAATTATTTGAGCATTCATAGACAAAACACCAAATGGAACAATCATACAAAATTGGTGTCGCGGTCGCGCAGACGATAGCAAAGCATGTGTGCCCCACTTATAAGAAGGAAGAATCTATACCTTGAAAGAAAGAAAGATGTttatttgaataaaaataaaaaaataggtgTCCTAGTCTTCTTTGATGCAATCAATTCAATGGATTAGTAGAAGTTGACCTGAAGAAACTTTAAAGCAGCCATTGGAAGTTCCAACTGGGGCGATGCTAGTGCTGCTGCCACGGTCACGGCACAAAAACAAGAAGTTTCAGAAAATTTCAACAAACCAATGATAACGAAAGGAAACCGCAGAAAGTAAACTCCTCAAAACAATGTGATATGGACATGACATGACTACCCGTGGAATTCACATTTGTTAGCACACTAGCAATCATGTTGTAACAACCTGCATCCTGATTCCTCGCAAGAACTAAACCGCCGTTGCAAAGAAACTCTGATCATATATTTGGAATGGCAACCAAACGTATGAAGCCAAAAGGCCTAGCTACAAATGGAAAAAGAATTCCTTGAGACAAGATATCGCCTTTTTTTCGTCGAGAGAAGGGAAGTGTGTATGTGTGTAATAGGTCTTGTAAATTATGTTGGCAAGCTCAAGGTATAGAAGGCGATGGAGGTTGACCAGCCTTTTCCAAGTAATTAGGAAAAGTTCCAAATTGAATAGATTAACCAGCTCAAACCAAAGCTGTCATGAAACAGCATAGAGCTGTGTTTAACAGCTCTTTGGAACCATCCAGCAAGTGGTAAGGTGAGGCAGGCTCTAGGAACTGTAATAAACATAAAAATTGAAACTTTTGAGAAAAAAAATGTTAGATAGTACAAGTGTACAACAGGAACAAACAAACGAGGCTGCACTTTTTATTTGGTGTAATTGTCTGTCCAATTACACGCCAAAACCAAGAAGGGGGGAGGAGACCACACTGATTCCCCGAGGCGGCCGTTTTGGCCTTGGAAGCGTCCAAAGCAGAGGGTGGTCGATCGATGCCCCCAAGAGAACATAGACCATAGTAAAGTATTCATAGAAAAATGGGTGAATTGCAGCATGCAGGAAGAGTTCAAAATGACAAGCGCGGATACCAAACCACAATTACTAATGATCAAGTTCGATTCTCCATGGGATACAGCAGGAGTATAGATGAGAACCGGATCAACATCACGGGACAAATCATACAAATCAAACAGAAGAAAAGAGGGAGAGGCTAGCCATGGCGGAGGAGGAAGAAAAGAGGAGAAACCTTGGTGAATGAATGAACGGCGATGACTCTCGTTCCatggaatggaatggaatggaaGCGCGCGGCGGGAGAGATGCCAAATGGACGCGGCCTAATAATACTACTAGCTAGTAGGAGAAAGAGCAGGAGAAAACGTACGTTACTATTTTTGCGACGCGGTGGTGGCAGTCTGAGAAACCGCCGGCCGGCTGCCCGGCTGTGCGTCACCGGTGCGTCCTTCTCGTGGTTGCCTTTGCCTGAGGCTGCCGGCGCAGACGTGCGGTTGACGAGGAACGGGAGGAAATGGTGGGGAGTGGGGGGACGTGGGGGAGGGGCGGCGGTTGGTCAGGTCAGATGAGGTCAAACCCAAACGGAGCCGTGGGAGGAAGAAGGGGGGCATTCCCTGTTACCCGCGCCGCGCGCGTCGCCTTTTCCCCATGTTTCTGGAGGTGGAGGAGTAATTTGTCGCCGCgcgtcttctcttctcttctcggTTCCGTTCCACCGTAAAAATTTGCAAATTTTAGGTGTGGTCAGACACCAGATCTTGTTACTACCTTTTTTCTTTGCGGGAAAGATCTTGTTACTACTACAAAGACTTGTACTCCAAACGTACTAGTAGTGTTTGGTCTTACGTATTATCGTGGTGTAGCTGTAGATGCATGTTCAAGACAGAGTCAAACATTCTCAGACCATTTTGGCCTCTTCTTTTTTGGGCGAATAGTCAAAATCACATGACTGTTTTTACACGTTCTTGGTTCAGAAAACCCCTAGTCTGACCTGTGTTCCATCTAGTACTAGGGCCGGAATTTCATAGAAATTCTAGAGGATAGAATTCTCATACGATTTTTCCCTTAAGAGTCATTTGGTTCAtagaatggattcctattcctatatagGATTGGTTCCCATCCAccatatttcataggaaaataaaaatgagcctaaACTTAATGAAAAAAGTCCTTtggtgtgaaccaaatgacatctcgtttcctattcctactcataggatttgaaaatacatgtcatctcatttcctacaaattttctattcctatgataattctatcctatgaaccaaaaaagGCCTAGGTCTTTTGTAACCGCATGGATTTTAGACAAAAAGTTTACATTGGTAATATGTGTGAAACAACAAATCCCGCAAACTGGAGTATCATACTATAGCAATATGAAAGCATCTAAGCCGGACTTAGAAAATCCATCCTTAAACGTCCGCAGATGCGTATCTGTCTGTGTCCGTATTGAGCCCATATATGTCCATGTGTATAGTCATGCTCCTCATTTTCTTTCTTATACGTCCGATCAAAATGCATGTGATTGATGTAgatgaaaagagaaaaagaaatgaAATAATAAAGGAAAATGTGGTACGAGATGGGCCGAGGTGGACTGCCCAGACACGTCTGTGAGCCCGCATATTCTCTTCATATTTGATCTCAATAGAAGGGTTTACGGACACCCCGAATGTATAGAAATAATATGAAAGGTCTGATTGgatcaatttttttttcttctctcatgTTTAATCATTGACTGGACGTGTCCGCGAACGTTTCAGAAGGATTTGAGAGGACTGGTTTAAGTTTTTTTCCTGGTCTAGAGGGACTAGTAACTTTTTTTTTGGCGGGTGGTTAGTAAGTAACTTTTTCTCATATAGGCGGCACCAGCATTGAATCTGGAAGCACGTACTGGGTAGC from Triticum aestivum cultivar Chinese Spring chromosome 4A, IWGSC CS RefSeq v2.1, whole genome shotgun sequence harbors:
- the LOC123086413 gene encoding type I inositol polyphosphate 5-phosphatase 10 → MDQKTNRRKKSPFGRTPTMKGRNSSSRHGAELSMNTTVDLKERPDHSPVASPSASSSSFFKSTSLKFSNFSSPASTSTHIESFRVFAATWNVAGKTPDMELNLNDLLPSDDHSDIYVLGFQEVVPLNAGNVLVIEDNEPASRWLALINQALNRTSSSPPASRSFSQSASPASALHTASSSPLDPSLFHKNGSSPREVRRAAITRGRRLKSCTCPAERPPRRRPYSKSSSSCLMMRCGSSKNRRRYAVEGDTTTSDEEDMDVVVDGGGEASSMASDATLLLRPAAANLQRRYCLVACKQMVGLFATVWARRELVAHIGHVRLSCVGRGIMGRLGNKGCISVSMSLHQTSLCFVCSHLASGEKDGDELRRNSDVVEILKNTQFRRVCKRSGRRIPERILDHDRVIWLGDLNYRIALSYAEAKKLVDAGDWAALFEKDQLKTEREGGVFRGWSEGVITFAPTYKYSWNSDSYYVGEDDDGAASKKKTKRRTPAWCDRILWRGDGIVQVAYVRGESKFSDHRPVCGAFIVEIAVLDGTAKMVKLVAATASMKVGAEELLLPRQP